A section of the Malus sylvestris chromosome 17, drMalSylv7.2, whole genome shotgun sequence genome encodes:
- the LOC126612130 gene encoding protein transport protein SEC13 homolog B-like has translation MPAQKVETGHQDTVHDVVMDYYGKRLATASSDNTIKIIGVSNSSSQHLATLTGHQGPVWQVAWAHPKFGSLLASCSYDGRVILWKEGNQNEWTQAHVFDDHKSSVNSIAWAPHELGLCLACGSSDGNISVFTARSDGGWDTSRIDQAHPVGVTSVSWAPSTAPGALVGSGLLDPVQKLCSGGCDNTVKVWKLGNGVWKLDCFPALQMHVDWVRDVAWAPNLGLPKSTIASASQDGKVIVWTVGKDGDQWEGKVLHDFNAPVWRVSWSLTGNILAVADGNNSVTLWKEEIDGEWQQVTTVEP, from the coding sequence ATGCCTGCACAAAAGGTTGAGACTGGTCACCAGGACACAGTCCATGATGTGGTCATGGATTACTATGGTAAGCGCCTCGCCACAGCTTCATCCGACAACACAATTAAGATAATTGGGGTGAGCAATTCGTCCTCTCAGCATCTTGCAACCCTGACTGGTCACCAGGGGCCGGTTTGGCAGGTTGCTTGGGCTCATCCAAAATTCGGGTCTTTACTTGCTTCCTGTTCTTATGATGGGCGTGTCATACTGTGGAAGGAAGGTAATCAGAATGAATGGACCCAAGCTCATGTTTTTGATGACCACAAATCGTCTGTGAACTCGATTGCTTGGGCTCCTCATGAACTCGGTCTTTGTTTGGCGTGTGGTTCCTCTGATGGGAACATCTCAGTTTTCACTGCAAGGTCGGATGGTGGCTGGGATACCTCAAGGATCGATCAAGCTCACCCAGTTGGTGTCACCTCTGTTTCTTGGGCTCCCTCAACAGCCCCAGGTGCTCTTGTTGGTTCTGGTCTGCTTGACCCTGTTCAGAAGCTGTGTTCCGGTGGCTGTGATAATACTGTAAAGGTGTGGAAGCTTGGTAATGGCGTTTGGAAGCTGGACTGCTTTCCGGCTCTTCAAATGCATGTTGATTGGGTCAGGGATGTTGCTTGGGCACCCAACTTGGGACTGCCAAAATCTACGATTGCCAGTGCCTCACAGGATGGTAAGGTGATTGTATGGACTGTGGGCAAGGATGGGGATCAATGGGAAGGTAAGGTGCTACATGATTTCAATGCACCTGTCTGGAGGGTCTCATGGTCGCTGACTGGAAACATATTGGCTGTGGCTGATGGGAACAACAGCGTGACATTATGGAAGGAAGAAATAGATGGCGAGTGGCAACAGGTGACAACGGTTGAGCCGTAG
- the LOC126611885 gene encoding uncharacterized protein LOC126611885, producing MRDFNEVLQAEEQEDGDLRSERQMEGFRNALTCCQLQDLRKWNEVKSHDITERVQKWQKPDFGWIKCNFDAAWDEIGSRRGIGIVVRNSEAEFIAAMVVWENEIHSALHAEAVAVRATIVFTRQWSTEHVQVEGDALMVIFEIHNEGTMHHDPYEHLFANTWQILQSFKQWKVSFGRKDTNKVAHRLARFSLALDHLVSWFEEPPDVISDLLLKDSISS from the exons ATGAGGGATTTTAATGAGGTTTTGCAGGCCGAGGAGCAGGAAGATGGTGATTTACGAAGTGAACGACAAATGGAGGGTTTTCGAAATGCACTCACATGTTGCCAACTACAAGATTTGAG AAAATGGAATGAGGTCAAATCGCACGACATCACGGAACGAGTTCAGAAATGGCAGAAGCCAGATTTTGGTTGGATAAAATGCAACTTTGATGCTGCTTGGGATGAGATTGGATCGCGTAGAGGTATTGGGATTGTGGTAAGAAACTCAGAGGCCGAGTTCATTGCAGCAATGGTGGTCTGGGAGAATGAGATTCATTCTGCATTGCATGCCGAGGCTGTTGCTGTGCgtgcaacaattgtgtttacaCGGCAATGGTCAACTGAACATGTGCAGGTGGAGGGTGATGCTCTTATGGTGATATTCGAAATCCATAATGAAGGAACAATGCATCACGACCCTTATGAACATCTGTTTGCTAATACATGGCAAATCCTTCAAAGTTTCAAGCAATGGAAGGTTTCATTTGGTCGAAAAGATACGAATAAGGTGGCTCACCGCCTAGCAAGATTTAGTTTAGCTCTCGATCACCTAGTTTCTTGGTTCGAGGAACCTCCTGATGTAATTTCTGATTTATTATTGAAAGATAGTATTAGTAGTTAA